A genomic window from Camelina sativa cultivar DH55 chromosome 2, Cs, whole genome shotgun sequence includes:
- the LOC104755775 gene encoding putative FBD-associated F-box protein At5g50270 — translation MDQLPEELLLRILSFLPTMKEVVATMVLSKQWKSLWMFVPKLVYDDSYKDIDYERFSRFVDRSLFLHEAPVIETLQFKLGQTCGAEDIRVWIRAADKCSVRELHIQFVSPSSASPTILPRSLYTGCRMLVTLRLDNAVLVDDVSCPISFPSLKILKLVSLKYPGGDEFVNKLLSSCPVLEELVVMQCPDDNVTVFTVRVPSLKRLLMCKSLEKDSDNAHGFVINVPSLEMLEILDFANGFCVIENEMPNIVKATIDVNQTHIGWNILSSIIMSVKRLYLCLSTSRMHIMLVVSSTIL, via the exons atGGATCAGTTACCTGAAGAATTGCTCTTGAGAATACTGTCGTTTCTGCCTACAATGAAAGAAGTTGTGGCCACAATGGTTTTGTCAAAACAATGGAAGTCTCTTTGGATGTTTGTGCCAAAACTTGTATACGATGATAGCTATAAAGACATTGATTATGAAAGATTTTCCCGCTTTGTGGACAGGTCTTTGTTTCTGCATGAGGCTCCAGTTATAGAAACTTTGCAGTTTAAACTTGGTCAAACATGTGGTGCTGAAGATATTAGAGTCTGGATTAGAGCTGCAGATAAGTGTTCTGTGCGTGAACTGCATATCCAGTTCGTCAGCCCTTCTAGTGCATCTCCAACCATACTTCCGAGGAGCTTGTACACAGGGTGCAGAATGCTTGTTACCTTGAGACTAGATAACGCGGTTCTTGTGGACGATGTTAGTTGTCCAATTTCTTTCCCTTCCCTCAAAATATTAAAGCTCGTATCCTTGAAGTATCCAGGTGGTGATGAATTTGTCAACAAGCTTTTATCAAGTTGTCCTGTGCTTGAAGAATTGGTTGTGATGCAGTGTCCTGATGACAATGTCACTGTTTTCACCGTTAGAGTGCCTTCTCTAAAGCGTCTACTCATGTGCAAATCATTAGAAAAAGATAGTGATAATGCACATGGTTTTGTGATAAATGTTCCTTCTTTGGAGATGTTGGAGATACTTGATTTTGCGAATGGGTTTTGTGTCATTGAGAATGAAATGCCTAATATTGTAAAAGCAACTATTGACGTTAATCAGACTCATATTGGGTGGAATATTCTGAGTTCTATAATTATGTCAGTCAAACGTCTCTATTTATGTTTATCAACCTC CAGGATGCATATCATGTTGGTAGTATCTTCCACCATCTTGTAG